One window of Cohnella hashimotonis genomic DNA carries:
- a CDS encoding response regulator, whose amino-acid sequence MHKVMIVDDESWAIRGIRNAFDWEKNGFEIIGQFTSAYKAWDAILTQKPDLVFTDIRMPDISGLDLMQRAKAHELDTEFVVVSGYAEFKYAQEALRYGALNYFLKPLDVDMADSFIAELAMHFSKRSAARNQLLLDALTSPDAAEIKRYLPLPEGADECYYQVLSIDYEGDHLNFRKLLSLERKPVTAMEVEAGTNKKLIVLMAEHKACLVWDEFVLKNTGMNTVGISSVSSQLTHMSKLIKEADLSASQAFLDESAKVVHYEPKVQLVKPCIDEIHRIIQGNQLGDMDAYINGLQAYFKDRQLGMSEVVYLWNQAVGILINAYAEELKDMELDFLNYAEIKERFQHFESLCSFLHDVLASIRQGTNRSLHEGVILSHFNKMVAYIDGHYEQKLYLKDLSAQFYINQVYCCQLFKKNLGKTFSEYVSELRIKKARELLKKTDLSIEEIAIQTGYVDYYYFNKVFKKHCGITPSKFRKSY is encoded by the coding sequence ATGCACAAGGTCATGATTGTAGATGATGAGTCGTGGGCGATTCGAGGAATCCGCAACGCCTTTGACTGGGAGAAAAACGGTTTCGAAATTATAGGCCAATTTACAAGCGCTTACAAGGCATGGGATGCGATTCTGACACAGAAGCCTGACTTGGTATTTACGGATATCCGGATGCCGGACATTTCCGGACTCGATCTTATGCAAAGAGCCAAAGCGCATGAATTGGACACTGAGTTTGTCGTCGTTAGCGGATATGCGGAATTTAAATACGCTCAGGAAGCGCTGCGCTACGGCGCGCTTAATTATTTCCTGAAGCCTCTGGACGTAGATATGGCAGATTCGTTTATTGCGGAGCTTGCCATGCATTTCTCCAAAAGAAGCGCGGCACGCAATCAACTTCTGCTGGATGCGCTCACCTCTCCCGATGCGGCAGAGATCAAACGTTATCTGCCGCTTCCCGAAGGTGCGGATGAATGTTACTACCAGGTGCTTTCCATCGATTACGAAGGCGATCATCTGAATTTCAGAAAGCTGCTCTCTTTGGAAAGAAAGCCTGTTACGGCTATGGAAGTCGAAGCCGGAACGAATAAAAAGTTGATCGTTTTGATGGCGGAACATAAAGCTTGTTTGGTATGGGATGAATTCGTTTTGAAAAATACCGGCATGAATACAGTGGGCATCAGCAGCGTTTCCAGCCAGCTAACGCATATGAGCAAGCTGATTAAAGAAGCGGATCTGTCCGCTTCCCAAGCTTTTTTGGACGAAAGTGCAAAAGTCGTTCATTACGAGCCGAAGGTTCAATTGGTGAAACCATGTATCGATGAGATTCATCGGATCATACAGGGGAATCAACTTGGCGACATGGATGCGTACATCAATGGGCTGCAGGCTTACTTCAAGGATCGGCAGCTTGGCATGAGCGAAGTTGTTTACTTATGGAATCAGGCCGTCGGGATCCTGATCAACGCTTATGCGGAGGAATTGAAAGATATGGAGCTGGATTTCCTTAATTATGCCGAAATTAAGGAACGATTCCAACACTTCGAATCGTTGTGCAGCTTTTTGCATGACGTCCTCGCCTCCATCAGGCAAGGGACCAACCGCTCTTTGCACGAAGGAGTCATCTTGTCGCACTTCAACAAGATGGTAGCCTATATCGACGGTCACTATGAACAGAAATTGTATTTGAAAGATTTATCCGCCCAGTTCTACATTAATCAAGTGTATTGCTGTCAATTGTTCAAGAAAAATCTCGGCAAAACCTTCTCCGAATATGTGTCGGAGCTCCGAATTAAGAAAGCCCGTGAGCTATTGAAGAAAACCGACTTATCGATTGAGGAGATCGCCATTCAGACCGGGTATGTGGATTATTACTATTTCAATAAAGTTTTCAAGAAGCATTGCGGGATCACCCCTTCAAAATTCAGAAAAAGTTATTAA
- a CDS encoding extracellular solute-binding protein, with product MNHFNSYHLKGWFQVRTGTKKKAGLLFSTALLVGVMAGCGGNNGNDESAASSGGSPAAEAASGPVETLTVEVFDRGIQGQPDLNNNTWTKYVNEKFGKPNHAIVKYVTVPRSQEVDKLNVLMAANEAPDISITYDGTTVTRFAKNNGLYTLDELIEKHGQQLKSYLGDTVLDYGKYEGKQVSIPAKRTLLAWNGLFIRKDWLDKLGLPVPTNKDELYDTLVAFRDKNPGNINGVIPWATAAAGMNYTFGNLVPSFWGPMSEEEFVTTPNWLKPGNKDAYKWLNKLYSEKLISPDFALDKTAKQADADVTNGKVGFYGANWDYPMVQKIREPLKQNAPDANYVPIDVFKNADGKYLKETYNENGIFSFIPKSSKHAELAIKYLNWMADPEVLFFLQFGEEGVNHTTVDGIPQGIAQTGENMQMSNLNLDYTLVVNGAELGDIEKNVKTYAAALAAGDKTYEKLAVDSYKINTTDGFTSFYYGVPNEANIKYGKTLDDMNKQMMDRLIVAKPAEFDTLYDKLVKEYMDAGGKAVQDENIKHYKEIKESSK from the coding sequence ATGAATCATTTCAATAGCTATCATTTGAAAGGGTGGTTTCAAGTGCGTACAGGTACAAAGAAAAAAGCAGGCCTTCTGTTTAGTACAGCGTTACTGGTCGGTGTTATGGCAGGTTGCGGCGGAAATAACGGCAATGATGAATCGGCGGCATCAAGCGGCGGATCTCCGGCAGCAGAAGCAGCTTCCGGTCCGGTAGAAACCCTGACTGTAGAAGTGTTCGACAGAGGTATTCAGGGACAGCCGGACTTGAATAACAATACGTGGACCAAGTACGTCAACGAGAAATTCGGCAAGCCTAATCATGCCATTGTAAAATATGTTACGGTACCTCGTTCCCAAGAAGTCGACAAGCTTAATGTGTTGATGGCTGCCAACGAAGCGCCGGATATTTCCATCACTTATGACGGTACAACCGTAACCCGTTTTGCCAAAAACAATGGTCTGTATACGCTGGACGAATTGATCGAGAAGCATGGCCAGCAATTGAAATCTTATCTTGGGGATACCGTTCTTGACTACGGGAAATACGAGGGCAAACAAGTGTCCATTCCGGCGAAGCGGACTTTGCTTGCCTGGAACGGATTGTTTATCCGCAAAGATTGGCTCGATAAGCTGGGATTGCCCGTTCCGACGAATAAGGACGAATTGTACGATACGCTTGTTGCCTTCCGCGACAAAAATCCTGGAAATATAAATGGGGTGATTCCTTGGGCGACAGCGGCTGCCGGCATGAACTACACGTTTGGCAATCTGGTTCCATCCTTCTGGGGCCCCATGTCGGAGGAAGAATTCGTTACCACCCCCAACTGGCTGAAGCCCGGCAACAAGGACGCATATAAATGGCTGAACAAGCTGTATTCGGAAAAACTGATCAGCCCCGACTTCGCTTTGGACAAAACGGCCAAGCAAGCGGATGCCGACGTAACGAACGGCAAGGTAGGCTTCTATGGGGCCAACTGGGATTATCCGATGGTGCAAAAAATTCGCGAGCCTCTGAAACAAAATGCGCCGGATGCGAACTATGTTCCTATCGATGTCTTCAAGAACGCGGACGGAAAATACTTAAAAGAGACGTATAATGAAAACGGAATTTTCTCATTCATTCCGAAAAGCAGCAAACATGCGGAGCTGGCTATAAAGTATCTGAACTGGATGGCTGATCCGGAAGTGTTGTTCTTCCTGCAGTTCGGCGAAGAAGGCGTCAACCACACCACCGTGGATGGCATCCCGCAAGGGATTGCGCAAACCGGCGAAAATATGCAGATGAGCAATCTCAATCTGGATTATACGCTGGTTGTAAACGGCGCGGAGCTGGGTGATATCGAAAAAAATGTCAAAACGTACGCAGCAGCCCTGGCAGCCGGAGATAAGACCTATGAGAAATTGGCTGTCGATTCATACAAGATCAATACGACAGACGGCTTTACCAGCTTCTACTATGGGGTTCCGAACGAAGCCAACATCAAATATGGCAAAACGCTGGATGATATGAACAAGCAAATGATGGATAGGCTGATCGTTGCCAAGCCGGCAGAATTCGATACCTTGTACGACAAGCTGGTGAAAGAATATATGGACGCTGGCGGTAAAGCCGTTCAAGATGAGAACATCAAGCATTACAAAGAAATTAAAGAGAGCAGCAAGTAA
- a CDS encoding carbohydrate ABC transporter permease: protein MVSKASSLGNKKKMSLADRVIIVFIVALSFTCIVPFLYMIALSLSSNEAIISQKVGLWPVGFTLETYKTILSDVEMLYTLGYSILLTVFYTVVSMFLTICGAYPLTKKRLMGRSFILSALVFTMYFSGGLIPSYMLVKNLGMMNTVWSLVLPGAMSVFNLIILKTFFTSLPESLEESAAIDGCSDLGILMKIVLPLSLPSIATLSLFYAVDRWNGFQDALFYITDKHLYPMQMKLYQIISANQQLDSQQGGEGSVGSFIVPESLKAASVMFTTIPILLIYPKLQKYFVDGVMTGAIKG from the coding sequence ATGGTGAGCAAGGCGAGCAGCTTGGGAAACAAGAAAAAAATGAGCTTGGCGGATAGGGTCATTATCGTATTTATCGTGGCGTTATCGTTCACATGTATCGTTCCGTTCCTCTATATGATTGCGCTTTCCTTAAGCTCTAACGAAGCGATTATTTCTCAAAAAGTAGGGCTGTGGCCAGTAGGCTTCACGCTGGAAACGTACAAAACGATCTTAAGCGACGTGGAAATGCTGTATACGCTTGGTTACAGTATTCTGCTTACGGTATTCTACACCGTGGTGAGTATGTTCCTGACCATTTGCGGCGCGTATCCATTAACGAAAAAAAGGCTGATGGGAAGAAGCTTTATTCTGTCCGCGCTAGTCTTCACGATGTATTTCAGCGGCGGTTTGATTCCTTCTTATATGCTGGTTAAAAACCTGGGGATGATGAATACGGTATGGAGTTTGGTGTTGCCGGGCGCCATGAGCGTGTTTAACTTAATCATCCTGAAGACGTTCTTCACCAGCCTCCCGGAAAGTCTGGAAGAATCGGCCGCTATCGACGGCTGCTCGGATCTGGGCATTCTGATGAAAATTGTGCTTCCGCTGTCGCTGCCCTCTATCGCCACCTTGAGCCTGTTTTATGCGGTGGACAGATGGAACGGATTCCAGGATGCGCTGTTCTACATTACGGACAAACATCTGTATCCGATGCAGATGAAGCTGTACCAGATTATTTCGGCCAATCAGCAACTGGACAGCCAACAAGGCGGAGAAGGCAGCGTCGGTTCCTTTATTGTGCCGGAGTCGCTGAAAGCGGCCAGCGTTATGTTTACGACCATCCCCATTCTGCTCATCTATCCCAAGCTGCAGAAGTATTTCGTAGACGGCGTGATGACAGGAGCTATTAAGGGCTGA
- a CDS encoding ABC transporter permease, whose product MQAVLEQDYASTKKKNKFLHNIKRDKWLYALLLLPFAYILIFRYAPIYGVVMAFQDYNIFAGIKGSEWVGMDVFQFIFQQDSFYRALKNTLLLNVYDLIAGFPAPIILAILLNEVRVAKFKKFSQTVLYLPHFLSWVIIGGMVYLMFSNSGMINTFLANLGLAKIEFLSQKVPWLMTYISVGVWQQIGWGTIIYLAAMTGINKELYEASDIDGCSRLRKVWHITLPGIKSTINILLILQIGRMVSIGFDRPFVMGNSLVSDYSDVISTYVYRVGISSGDFSQATAVGLFQSVVGLILLIGANYIAKKLGEDGIW is encoded by the coding sequence ATGCAAGCGGTTTTAGAACAAGACTACGCTTCAACGAAGAAGAAAAACAAATTTCTTCACAACATTAAAAGAGACAAATGGTTATACGCTCTCCTGCTGCTGCCCTTTGCATATATCCTGATCTTCAGATATGCCCCGATATACGGCGTCGTTATGGCGTTCCAGGATTACAACATTTTTGCGGGCATTAAGGGGAGCGAGTGGGTTGGGATGGACGTGTTCCAGTTCATCTTCCAGCAGGACAGCTTCTACCGTGCGCTTAAGAATACGCTGCTTCTGAATGTTTACGACTTGATCGCGGGCTTCCCGGCGCCTATTATTCTGGCGATCCTGCTCAATGAAGTAAGAGTGGCAAAATTCAAGAAATTTTCGCAAACCGTGTTGTATCTGCCTCACTTTTTGTCCTGGGTTATTATAGGCGGCATGGTCTATCTGATGTTCTCCAACAGCGGGATGATCAACACGTTCTTGGCCAACCTCGGCCTTGCAAAAATCGAGTTTCTGTCGCAGAAGGTACCTTGGTTAATGACGTATATCTCGGTTGGCGTATGGCAGCAAATCGGCTGGGGGACGATCATCTATCTGGCTGCCATGACGGGAATTAATAAAGAGTTGTATGAAGCCTCCGATATTGACGGCTGCAGCAGACTTCGCAAAGTATGGCATATTACATTGCCTGGCATAAAGTCCACGATTAATATTTTGCTCATTCTCCAGATTGGCAGGATGGTGTCCATCGGTTTCGATCGACCGTTTGTAATGGGCAATTCATTAGTGAGCGACTACTCCGACGTTATCAGTACATACGTGTACAGAGTTGGCATTAGTTCGGGGGATTTCTCCCAGGCGACAGCGGTAGGCTTGTTCCAATCCGTCGTTGGCCTGATCCTGCTGATCGGCGCTAACTATATTGCGAAGAAATTGGGCGAGGATGGGATATGGTGA
- the gap gene encoding type I glyceraldehyde-3-phosphate dehydrogenase yields the protein MKIKVGINGFGRIGRLAFRRIQEVENIEVVAINDLTDAKMLAHLLKYDTTQGTFHGDIEVHDGAFTVNGQEIKVLAKRNPEEIPWGELGVNIVLECTGLFATKEKAELHLKGGAKKAVISAPATGDMKTIVYNVNHETLDGTETVISGASCTTNCLAPMAKALNDTFGIQSGLMTTVHAYTGNQNTLDAPESKGNFRAARAAAENIVPYSTGAAKAIGLVLPELKGKLDGASQRVPVATGSVTELVAVLNTKVTVEEVNAAMRKASDPETYGYTEDEIVSSDVRGMTLGSLFDATQTKVLTVGDQQLVKTVAWYDNEMSYTAQLVRTLEYFAKIAK from the coding sequence ATGAAAATAAAAGTAGGCATTAATGGTTTTGGGCGTATCGGAAGACTCGCTTTCCGTCGTATTCAAGAGGTGGAAAATATCGAGGTTGTAGCGATAAACGATTTAACAGACGCAAAAATGCTGGCGCATCTGCTCAAATATGATACTACACAAGGCACTTTCCATGGTGACATCGAAGTTCATGATGGAGCCTTTACTGTTAACGGTCAAGAAATTAAAGTGCTGGCCAAACGCAACCCTGAAGAAATCCCTTGGGGCGAGCTTGGCGTAAATATCGTACTCGAATGTACGGGATTGTTCGCTACCAAAGAAAAGGCCGAGCTTCATCTGAAAGGCGGAGCAAAGAAGGCCGTTATTTCCGCTCCGGCAACAGGCGACATGAAGACCATCGTATATAACGTAAACCATGAAACACTGGACGGAACGGAAACCGTCATTTCCGGCGCTTCTTGCACAACGAACTGTCTGGCTCCCATGGCTAAAGCCTTGAACGATACATTTGGAATTCAGTCCGGGTTGATGACCACCGTTCACGCCTATACAGGCAACCAGAATACCCTTGATGCGCCAGAGTCAAAAGGAAACTTCCGCGCAGCACGGGCTGCTGCAGAGAACATTGTTCCTTACTCCACCGGTGCTGCTAAAGCCATTGGCCTCGTTCTTCCTGAACTGAAGGGCAAACTTGATGGCGCATCTCAGCGTGTACCTGTAGCAACAGGCTCCGTAACAGAGCTCGTAGCCGTTTTGAACACCAAGGTAACGGTTGAGGAAGTTAACGCCGCTATGAGAAAAGCATCAGATCCAGAAACGTACGGATACACGGAGGACGAGATCGTATCTTCCGATGTTAGAGGAATGACATTGGGGTCTCTTTTTGATGCCACTCAAACAAAAGTTCTAACAGTTGGCGACCAGCAGCTGGTAAAAACGGTAGCCTGGTACGATAATGAAATGTCTTACACCGCACAACTGGTTAGAACATTAGAATATTTCGCAAAAATCGCCAAGTAA
- a CDS encoding TetR/AcrR family transcriptional regulator: MKKGDRTREHIIMKSAAIFNQRGYAGTSLNDIIADTGIKKGGIYRHFASKDEIALEAYNYAASLVSGKFAEAVDQEQSASGKLLAFFRVYEDVVDNPPFIGGCPMQNTAVESDDTHAELRDRARQGLHTYLVMMKNIIVDGIKSGEFKEDLDADALASFAISLLEGGILLSKLEGDNKHMQMNTACFASYLQNCCLSIR; the protein is encoded by the coding sequence ATGAAAAAAGGAGATCGAACAAGAGAGCACATTATTATGAAATCGGCAGCAATCTTTAATCAGAGAGGTTATGCCGGTACTTCGTTAAACGATATTATTGCCGACACGGGGATTAAGAAAGGGGGCATCTATCGACATTTTGCAAGTAAAGATGAGATTGCGCTTGAAGCCTACAATTACGCGGCCAGTTTGGTTAGCGGGAAATTTGCCGAGGCGGTCGACCAAGAGCAGTCTGCGTCAGGGAAGTTACTTGCTTTTTTTCGTGTCTATGAAGATGTTGTCGATAATCCGCCATTTATTGGCGGATGCCCCATGCAGAATACAGCAGTGGAAAGTGACGATACACATGCGGAGCTTCGTGATCGGGCAAGGCAAGGGCTGCATACCTATTTGGTTATGATGAAGAATATCATTGTTGACGGGATAAAAAGCGGGGAGTTCAAGGAAGATTTGGATGCGGATGCACTTGCTTCATTTGCCATTTCCTTGCTTGAAGGAGGCATTTTGCTTAGCAAATTGGAGGGGGATAATAAGCATATGCAAATGAATACAGCATGCTTTGCGTCCTATTTGCAGAATTGTTGTTTAAGTATTCGTTAA
- a CDS encoding response regulator transcription factor, whose amino-acid sequence MSQINRVLLAEPSQEHRERIKYLLELDPLFEVVGETDCGRDAISLAGSLKPEVALVAVEFHDMKGTQTIQEMKKLNPQMVVVLQAESADVEYFFEALKSGAQGYLLKSLHPASFHEYLRSLLIEDATLPRELGYQILKQFVTENMPHGAEPLLSVMETAVLRNLCRGFNIEEIADRLVIPENTVKFILNDILFKLKLKNRTELVTYASDKGIFMSKVSSKKVSRNH is encoded by the coding sequence GTGAGCCAAATCAACAGAGTGTTGCTTGCAGAACCGTCGCAAGAACATAGAGAGCGGATCAAGTACCTGCTGGAGCTGGATCCGCTATTTGAGGTTGTAGGGGAAACGGATTGCGGGAGGGATGCGATATCACTTGCCGGTTCATTAAAGCCGGAGGTGGCGCTTGTTGCGGTTGAATTTCACGATATGAAGGGTACGCAGACCATTCAGGAAATGAAAAAATTGAATCCCCAAATGGTAGTCGTTTTGCAAGCGGAAAGCGCTGACGTTGAGTATTTTTTTGAAGCTTTGAAAAGCGGGGCGCAAGGTTACTTGCTCAAGTCGCTGCATCCAGCTTCCTTTCACGAGTATCTGAGATCGCTCTTGATCGAAGATGCGACGCTGCCGAGAGAGCTTGGATATCAAATTTTAAAGCAGTTTGTTACCGAGAATATGCCGCATGGCGCAGAGCCCCTGCTAAGTGTAATGGAAACGGCAGTATTAAGAAATCTGTGCAGAGGATTCAACATCGAAGAAATCGCCGATCGGTTAGTCATACCGGAAAATACAGTGAAATTTATACTGAATGACATTCTTTTTAAATTGAAATTAAAGAATCGTACGGAGCTGGTCACCTATGCGTCCGATAAAGGAATATTTATGTCTAAGGTAAGTTCGAAAAAGGTGTCCCGAAATCATTGA
- the cydC gene encoding thiol reductant ABC exporter subunit CydC produces the protein MSELAILSQAMIRERKDIILSILGGFVAGIAGVVLFSASGYLISQTVFAPPLYTLIVLTSLVKLLGLIRAMSRYGERLYSHRATFSMLSRVRTSFFAKLIPLTPGILSNKRSGDLLARIVGDVESLQHYFLRVAYPPIIVAMVFLTTMLAAASFSFWMACLLLLGLLGTVLVVPGIVLLGYRNMNGHIRKQRALLSTEVTEVLYGFRELKVYGQLAQRERQLQQASAALAAKQQRAAGQLLRGQSMHAFVAYLISWGVLALGAYLISDGTLAGVYLAMLVMASLTVFEEAAAMATLPAYKQDSEHAAKRLTEAVLTPAMQPVQTSRTLNADVAVSIELSSVSFQYEGEWRPALNNFSLQIPPGTKTAIVGPSGSGKSTLLELLLKLRTPTAGDLRLSGISVQELEASSIWKTAHVVLQQSHFFRGTIRDNLLLDGEDLSDGDLLDILAKVQLPTTSLTDPVYEKGENLSDGEKQRLALARAMLRKGKLWLLDEPTSSLDYVTEQHVLSHLYEQASEDTLLLICHRLNGLEGMDQIVVMEQGSVIESGSYSALMEQKGYFYKMKQVELQLIGETGD, from the coding sequence ATGAGCGAGTTGGCTATTTTGTCCCAAGCTATGATTCGGGAGCGCAAGGATATTATTCTTTCGATTTTAGGCGGATTTGTCGCCGGTATTGCTGGTGTGGTCCTCTTTTCCGCAAGCGGATATCTCATTTCGCAAACGGTGTTTGCGCCTCCGCTGTATACGCTGATTGTACTTACTTCGCTGGTCAAGCTGCTTGGTTTGATTCGAGCGATGAGTCGTTATGGCGAGCGCTTATATTCGCACAGAGCGACATTCTCTATGCTTAGCCGTGTGCGAACATCCTTTTTTGCCAAGCTTATTCCTTTAACGCCGGGCATTTTAAGTAATAAACGAAGCGGGGATCTGCTTGCGCGAATCGTTGGGGATGTAGAGAGTTTGCAGCACTATTTTTTACGCGTCGCCTATCCGCCGATCATTGTTGCCATGGTGTTCTTGACGACAATGCTGGCTGCCGCCTCCTTTTCTTTCTGGATGGCTTGCTTGTTGCTGCTCGGTCTGCTGGGGACCGTATTGGTCGTGCCGGGAATCGTATTGCTGGGATATCGGAATATGAATGGGCATATCCGCAAGCAGCGGGCGTTGTTGTCTACGGAAGTAACAGAGGTGTTATACGGTTTTCGCGAACTTAAGGTTTATGGCCAGCTTGCGCAGAGGGAGCGGCAACTTCAACAAGCTTCTGCCGCATTGGCTGCCAAGCAGCAGCGAGCGGCGGGACAACTGCTGCGCGGACAATCGATGCATGCCTTTGTCGCCTATCTGATTTCCTGGGGGGTGCTGGCACTTGGCGCTTATCTGATATCGGATGGAACGCTGGCAGGCGTATATCTGGCTATGCTTGTCATGGCCTCATTAACTGTATTTGAAGAAGCAGCGGCTATGGCCACGTTGCCGGCATATAAGCAAGACAGCGAACATGCAGCCAAGCGGCTGACGGAAGCAGTATTGACGCCTGCCATGCAGCCGGTGCAGACAAGTCGCACGCTGAATGCCGATGTTGCCGTTTCTATTGAGTTATCCAGCGTTTCCTTTCAGTATGAAGGGGAGTGGAGACCGGCGTTGAACAACTTTTCGTTGCAAATTCCGCCGGGAACCAAAACGGCGATTGTCGGACCTAGCGGTTCAGGAAAGTCCACGCTGCTCGAGTTGTTGCTCAAACTGCGTACGCCGACGGCCGGGGATTTGCGGCTGAGCGGCATATCGGTACAAGAGCTGGAGGCGTCGAGCATTTGGAAAACGGCTCATGTCGTGCTGCAGCAAAGTCATTTTTTCCGGGGAACGATCCGGGATAACTTGCTCTTGGATGGTGAGGACCTTTCTGACGGCGACCTGTTGGATATCCTCGCTAAAGTACAATTGCCGACCACTTCATTAACGGACCCCGTGTACGAAAAGGGAGAAAATTTATCGGATGGTGAAAAACAGCGCTTGGCCCTGGCGCGAGCCATGCTTCGCAAGGGAAAGCTATGGCTGCTGGATGAGCCGACATCTTCGCTGGACTATGTGACAGAGCAACATGTTTTGTCACACCTATACGAACAGGCTTCCGAAGATACACTACTGCTAATCTGTCATCGGCTTAATGGCTTGGAAGGAATGGACCAGATTGTAGTCATGGAGCAAGGAAGCGTGATCGAATCGGGATCGTATTCAGCGTTGATGGAGCAAAAAGGCTATTTTTATAAAATGAAGCAAGTTGAGTTACAATTAATCGGCGAAACGGGGGATTAA
- the cydD gene encoding thiol reductant ABC exporter subunit CydD: MTAQRKRLIYLAFISLALGAAIVSQAALLAEAVQRIFVEKASFSSVALLLGILLAVMAIRTLLSYGNGMVGLQMAATAKKNMRAAVFQHFTNASMSSSLRGQTGGKVSIALDAVDEADHYFSQYMPRMVETVMIPILILVVTFAQHANSGIIMLVTAPFIPIFMILVGLKTKNKSEEKYAQLAEFAGTFLDSLQGLVTLKIFGRARRQQQEIERSSLRYRDATMDILKIAFTNTLLLESIVMLGIGIVALELAIQLLVFKSMSFHTAFFVLLLVPEFYGLLKSSGTAFHNGRTSMGAIRKVETMLADTNDRNDSKDQPIGLRTFPKKLFPMPPAIELDNVRFQYAADSFELNTGSITIGPGNHIALVGHSGSGKTTLLHLIAGLLKPVSGTILVNGNPLTQQNETKWLEHISYITQHPYIFAGTFADNIAIGAGRNVSRAEIEAAAADAGLSKVVSQLEQGFDTPVGEGGRGLSGGEKQRLAVARAFLKRPSIILFDEPTVGLDLLTEDILQRSIATLATSATMITVAHRLYTIRHADNILFMDRGVLAGSGHHDELMHRLPAYAEMVDVQRKGVPG, encoded by the coding sequence ATGACGGCCCAACGCAAACGTCTCATTTACCTGGCATTCATCTCGCTCGCACTAGGCGCCGCTATTGTAAGTCAGGCTGCATTGCTGGCTGAAGCCGTCCAGCGGATTTTTGTGGAGAAAGCCTCTTTTTCATCGGTTGCCCTACTGCTCGGCATCTTACTGGCCGTGATGGCGATACGTACACTGTTGTCATATGGGAACGGGATGGTTGGTTTGCAAATGGCAGCAACCGCTAAAAAAAATATGCGAGCAGCCGTGTTTCAGCATTTTACGAATGCTTCCATGTCTTCCTCTCTTCGAGGGCAAACGGGGGGGAAGGTCAGTATTGCGCTGGATGCTGTGGATGAGGCGGATCATTATTTCAGTCAATACATGCCGCGTATGGTGGAAACGGTCATGATCCCCATTCTGATCTTAGTCGTTACGTTTGCTCAACATGCCAATTCAGGGATCATCATGCTGGTTACGGCCCCGTTTATCCCGATCTTTATGATTTTGGTGGGGCTGAAAACGAAAAATAAATCAGAAGAAAAGTATGCGCAGTTGGCCGAGTTTGCCGGTACATTTCTGGATTCCCTTCAAGGGCTCGTTACGTTAAAAATATTCGGACGGGCCCGCCGTCAGCAGCAAGAAATCGAACGCAGCAGCTTAAGATACCGCGACGCCACGATGGATATTTTGAAGATTGCGTTTACGAATACACTCTTGTTGGAATCGATTGTGATGCTGGGCATCGGGATTGTTGCTCTCGAACTGGCCATTCAGCTGCTAGTCTTCAAATCGATGTCGTTTCATACGGCCTTTTTTGTTTTGTTGCTCGTGCCCGAATTTTACGGCTTGCTGAAAAGCTCAGGCACGGCTTTTCACAATGGTCGAACCAGTATGGGGGCCATTCGCAAGGTTGAAACCATGCTCGCGGACACGAACGATAGAAACGATTCGAAGGATCAGCCGATCGGGCTCCGGACATTCCCGAAGAAGCTGTTTCCAATGCCGCCCGCCATTGAACTGGACAATGTCCGGTTTCAGTATGCAGCCGACTCATTTGAGCTGAATACAGGTTCGATCACAATCGGACCGGGAAATCATATTGCCCTTGTTGGTCATAGCGGATCCGGCAAAACGACTTTGCTCCATCTTATAGCGGGATTACTAAAACCGGTGTCGGGGACCATTTTGGTGAATGGAAACCCGCTTACTCAACAGAATGAGACGAAATGGTTGGAACATATAAGCTACATTACGCAGCATCCTTACATTTTTGCAGGTACCTTCGCCGATAATATCGCGATCGGTGCCGGGCGGAATGTCTCCAGGGCTGAAATCGAGGCGGCGGCTGCGGACGCGGGTCTTTCGAAGGTCGTATCCCAACTGGAGCAGGGATTTGATACCCCCGTCGGTGAAGGCGGTAGAGGACTTTCCGGCGGGGAAAAGCAACGACTTGCCGTAGCGCGGGCTTTTTTGAAGCGACCCTCCATTATTTTGTTCGATGAGCCGACCGTCGGACTCGATCTTCTCACCGAAGATATCCTGCAACGTTCGATTGCAACCTTGGCAACATCGGCGACGATGATTACGGTGGCTCACCGATTGTATACCATTCGACATGCCGACAACATTTTGTTTATGGACCGTGGCGTCCTAGCGGGCTCGGGGCATCACGACGAGCTTATGCACCGCCTGCCTGCGTATGCAGAGATGGTCGATGTCCAACGCAAAGGGGTGCCGGGATGA